In Zingiber officinale cultivar Zhangliang chromosome 6A, Zo_v1.1, whole genome shotgun sequence, a single genomic region encodes these proteins:
- the LOC121994321 gene encoding capping protein-inhibiting regulator of actin dynamics-like, whose product MEMEMEMETESNPIPCSPSEKWLASDQEMMLLELNLSDHHHHEEEEEEEEEEDKKLVASQEQSSSTSISSVEIVVAEWDGRSGSTADASLLRALQLSQTRAREAEKKAAAESDRSHELSRLLMDDALRLSAYRRWATLLEAENSMLRLKGLTTRRPQEEEEEGQEEDEREEAKAKAKAKKKATPAPMAGWVALASCVGIAGVGFVVARNVHYSIQQQENDDRVKPRLTVRLGFLQIHVGAVHFDGVRISFRFQSIFDKLRLKF is encoded by the coding sequence atggagatggagatggagatggagaCGGAGTCGAATCCAATTCCCTGCTCGCCGTCCGAGAAATGGTTGGCCTCGGATCAGGAGATGATGTTGCTCGAGCTGAATCTCTCCGATCACCACCAccacgaggaggaggaggaggaggaggaggaggaggataagAAATTAGTTGCATCTCAAGAACAGAGCTCATCGACGTCGATTTCTAGCGTTGAGATCGTCGTTGCTGAATGGGACGGACGATCGGGATCGACGGCGGACGCCAGCTTGCTGAGAGCTCTGCAGCTATCGCAGACGCGGGCGAGGGAGGCGGAGAAGAAGGCGGCGGCTGAGAGCGACCGGAGCCACGAGCTCAGCAGGCTGCTGATGGACGACGCGCTCCGACTCTCGGCCTACCGGCGGTGGGCGACTCTGCTCGAGGCCGAGAATTCCATGCTGCGGCTGAAGGGATTAACCACGCGGCGACcgcaagaggaggaggaggaagggcaAGAAGAAGATGAGCGGGAGGAGGCTAAGGCGAAGGCGAAGGCGAAGAAGAAAGCGACGCCGGCGCCGATGGCCGGGTGGGTGGCGTTGGCCTCTTGCGTCGGCATCGCCGGCGTGGGGTTCGTGGTGGCCCGGAACGTTCATTACTCGATCCAACAGCAGGAGAATGATGACAGAGTCAAACCGAGGTTGACCGTTAGGCTTGGATTTTTGCAGATCCATGTTGGTGCGGTCCACTTCGACGGGGTCCGAATAAGTTTCAGATTTCAATCTATTTTCGACAAATTAAGGCTCAAATTTTAG
- the LOC121994323 gene encoding uncharacterized protein LOC121994323, which translates to MDVVERSIPHHHSPSDEKWLWDSSGRQLDVDGEMLLGFDLSKRSASDLLQNCDLPPPVKMIFPLEDHGGGGGDHSHRASAEERKNNVEVADQSDAQLGPAESMRLLRALRLSQTRAREAERKVEEESRRRQELSKLMLEEALRLSSYRRWVMLLEAEISVLRKQGLAPRPREDKEEEEEEEEVVAAAAAWWLTLALCIGIAGVGFVMGRYML; encoded by the exons ATGGATGTTGTCGAACGATCAATCCCTCATCATCACTCGCCGTCCGACGAGAAATGGTTATGGGATTCTTCTGGTCGGCAACTCGACGTCGACGGGGAGATGCTGCTCGGCTTCGATCTATCCAAGCGCTCTGCTTCCGACCTCCTCCAGAACTGCGATCTCCCCCCTCCAGTCAAGATGATCTTCCCCCTCGAGGAccatggcggcggcggcggtgatCACAGTCACAGAGCGTCGGCGGAGGAACGCAAAAACAA CGTTGAGGTTGCCGATCAGTCGGATGCGCAATTGGGACCGGCGGAGAGCATGAGGTTGCTGAGAGCGCTGCGGCTGTCGCAGACGCGGGCGAGGGAGGCGGAGCGGAAGGTGGAGGAGGAGAGCCGCCGGAGGCAGGAGCTTAGCAAGCTGATGCTCGAGGAGGCGCTCAGGCTGTCGTCGTACCGGCGGTGGGTGATGTTGCTGGAGGCCGAGATCTCGGTGCTGCGGAAACAGGGATTAGCGCCGCGGCCGAGGGAGgataaggaagaggaggaggaggaggaggaggtggtggctGCGGCGGCCGCGTGGTGGCTGACGTTGGCCCTGTGCATCGGGATCGCCGGAGTGGGATTTGTTATGGGGCGATACATGCTTTAG